From the Gossypium hirsutum isolate 1008001.06 chromosome A02, Gossypium_hirsutum_v2.1, whole genome shotgun sequence genome, the window AAGCTCTTAAAACTTCATTCCAGAACACTATAATTTCCAACTAATAATTGCTGTGTAATCAATAAAAACGTTTAGATGCATACAGAGTATATTATCTCCAGCTCATGCGGTTCGTTTCTTTTTTGAGCGAATGCAGGTTTGCCACAACTCAAATCCCTACAGATTTAGCAATCCAAGTTCAGGATGTCATCTTTAATGTTCACAAGGTAACCTGCAAACATAAAAACGATCTTGTGTGGCATCCGAGTGACGTGCATAATCATTAGGATTTAGgaccctttctttttctttgttctcCTTCTTTACTCGAACCCTTCTTTAGCGAAACTAAACTGCAATAATCAAGAacattaaataagaaaaaatagataaaacatAGAGTAAGGCAACTGGAGGACATTCCAAGTCCCTTGTGATatgatgtgatatatatatatgtatagaatattggaaaataaaaaaatttggctttCAACCCTGATTTATCACAGTTTCAGATTTCTACGATTCAAACTTTTTCCTAGAGAACAAAACTCTGAATATTCTCTGACCAAGTTGGAAGATGAAAGAAACCAGTTATTCTTTCGATGTACTCATATCAATTAACATAATATCTTACCAACttgaaaattaatgaataaaaagatGGAAAACCAACCATTGTATCTAACCAATAGCTCTCATATGTTTCTCCTGAAACAGTATCCCTTGGTATCAAAATGTGGCTACATCAGACAGCTGGAACTTCAGCCTTCAATCTCAAAATTCAGGCATGATCTCAAGCTTGAGAAATTTCCAGGTGGACCAGATACATTTGAGATGATTCTACAATTTTGTTACGGTCTCCCAGCAGACTTGAACCCAAATAATATAGCAGCACTTAGATGTGCATCTGAATATCTAGAGATGACAGAAGAATTTGAAGATGGAAATCTCATAACCAAGGCAGAAGCTTTTCTAACGTTTGTAGTCCTGGCTTCCTGGAAAGACACTATTACAGTCCTCAAATCTTGTGAAACCCTGTCTCCATGGGCAGAAAACCTTCAGATTGTCAGAAGATGTTGCGACTCAATAGCTTATAAGGCCTCAAGAGAGAATTCATCAACTGGAGAAATAGTTAGTGAAGAAAGCTGGTGGTTTGACGACGTGGCTACCCTTCGCATTGATCATTTCATGAGGATTACGACAGCAATTAGAGCAAAAGGAACAAAAGCAGAGATCATAGGGAAATGCATAATGCATTATGCAGGTAAGTGGCTGCCAGACATGGATGGGGGACTGGAAGGACTGAGAGGATATGTATTTGGAAAGAGTGAGTTGCAATTCAGTGTTTTGAGAAGGAAGGAAGAAGAGAGTGCAGGACAAaacaaggaacaaagaacgattATCGAAAGCTTGGTAAGCATGCTTCCTTCTCAAAATGGAGCTGTTTCATGTAAGTTCTTGTTGCAGATGTTGAAAACAGCCATGGTGTATTCTGCATCTCCAGCTCTTATAACAGATCTAGAAAAGAGAATTGGATTGATGCTGGAAGATGGCAATGCAAACGATCTACTGATTCCTAATTATAAGGATGAAGATCAAGGACTAATGCTAAAGTGAGTATTCTACCATCTACCTCATTCATAGATTATACAATTTAGCAAGCTAATGAAACTCTCCAGAGGAGAATTCCTTTCATAACCATGCAATAAGACTGCTTTATACTCCAACTCATATATACCTTCTTCAACAGTTCACCTGAGCAGCGAACGATGCACAACATAGATGTGGTGCAAAGGATTTTGGACTATTTCCTGATGCATGAACAACAACAACAGCAACAAAAGATAGGGAAAACAACTGTTAGTAAGCTATTGGACAATTACTTGGCTGAAATAGCAAGGGATCCAAACCTTTCCATCACAAAATTTCAAGCTCTTGCTGAATCCTTGCCAGAAAATGCTCGATCATGTGATGACGGTCTCTATAGAGCCATTGATATCTATCTAAAGGTTACTTGCTAAGCCTCTTATTCCTTTTATATCACTTGTTGACATTTGATCTTAATATTTAAACTTGATATCCTTTTCAGACTCATCCTTCATTATCTGAGCATGACCGCAGAAGATTATGCAAAATAATGAACTGTGAAAAACTATCATttgatgcatgcatgcatgctgCACAAAATGATCGGCTGCCCCTAAGAATTGTTGTCCAGGTAACTTAATTCAGAACTTcatatttaaaatctttaattgCATCAGTATTTCCCATGACAGTTTGTACTGTATCAGCTATCAAGCTCAATGAGCCGATTCTTAATTACACAAAACTAACAATTCATGGTTCTAAAGCAAAACAAGATTGTGGCATTAAGCAGTAAAGTATAATATAGACAGAGGTTGTCAGCATTAGGCACACATCTATATAACTACTTTTCATTGATAAGCATATCATCTAGTGAAAACACCTAGAGACAATCCGATACAGTGCACATTCATAGCAGGAAAAGTTCAAGTAAACTATATGAGCAAAAACTAATAGATAAATCAATCACAGATCACTTAAAAGcagaaaaatcaaatatattCACTGGAGAAGAAGGAAAAACAGGGTCAAAAGGACAATTATGGACACCAGAAGGTAATGTTTAGATGTTTCCAAGCTTTAAACTACGTAGTGAATCCAAAGAACTTATCTTGATTACATGCATCTAATAACATAATATTGGAATTAAATGCCATCAGAATGAAGAGAAGGTGCAGTCAAGGGAAGCTATTGATATTCTGAATCTCTGATAGTAGATAAGCTCACCAGGCATAAACTCATCTCTGAAAGCTAACAAGGTCCATGTACTTAATACATGCAGGTTTTATTTTCAGAGCAAGCAAAGATGAGGATGGCAATGCAAGGTAAGGAATCATCAATAATAGCTGATAATTCTGAACAAGAGGAACCCCGACCATCCACAAACACAGAGATAAAGAACCTCAAATCAGAACTCGAGAATGTGAAGACAAAGATGGCAGAACTACAaaatgactactctgaccttcagcAAGAGTATGAGAAGATAACAAGCAAGCACAAGAATGCATCACCTTGGATTTTGAACTGGAGGAAGATTAAGAACTCTTTACATGTGGTGGCAGAAAATGATGACAATGGAGATGGACAGCAAAGGCAAAATAAACCTGGTTTTAGACTCAGCTTTAGACGCAGGCGATCGGTGTCGTAAGCTCATTCACAGTAAGCATCTTATGATGCAAATGCTCAAGCAGCTCAAACCAAGCAATAGCCTCAACAACATTATTTGCGTATTTTTCCATCTTTGACTAGCTTATTACACAAGGTTACAATGCATGTTATCATCATAAATACCTTATCTTAAAGTATCACTGCATCTGTTTCTTCTAAATGAAGGATGCAAGGACCATGTTCATAATGGAAAAGGAACTGTGATCTCAGTCATGTAAATCTTAATGGATAATCTGTTATTAGACCAAAGCAAATATTCATAAAGGCATTGTTCAGCTTTTATTAATCCAAAGC encodes:
- the LOC107937218 gene encoding BTB/POZ domain-containing protein DOT3 isoform X2, which produces MSLLATYLLLTFTQTAPYFCFICSSPIYTIPSYSTSQILLLQEEHITMKSLQMPHPQSPVGSDADGTDHQPYDQSIVVPNKLILAADSFERKELSWFATTQIPTDLAIQVQDVIFNVHKYPLVSKCGYIRQLELQPSISKFRHDLKLEKFPGGPDTFEMILQFCYGLPADLNPNNIAALRCASEYLEMTEEFEDGNLITKAEAFLTFVVLASWKDTITVLKSCETLSPWAENLQIVRRCCDSIAYKASRENSSTGEIVSEESWWFDDVATLRIDHFMRITTAIRAKGTKAEIIGKCIMHYAGKWLPDMDGGLEGLRGYVFGKSELQFSVLRRKEEESAGQNKEQRTIIESLVSMLPSQNGAVSCKFLLQMLKTAMVYSASPALITDLEKRIGLMLEDGNANDLLIPNYKDEDQGLMLNSPEQRTMHNIDVVQRILDYFLMHEQQQQQQKIGKTTVSKLLDNYLAEIARDPNLSITKFQALAESLPENARSCDDGLYRAIDIYLKTHPSLSEHDRRRLCKIMNCEKLSFDACMHAAQNDRLPLRIVVQIT
- the LOC107937218 gene encoding BTB/POZ domain-containing protein DOT3 isoform X1, translating into MSLLATYLLLTFTQTAPYFCFICSSPIYTIPSYSTSQILLLQEEHITMKSLQMPHPQSPVGSDADGTDHQPYDQSIVVPNKLILAADSFERKELSWFATTQIPTDLAIQVQDVIFNVHKYPLVSKCGYIRQLELQPSISKFRHDLKLEKFPGGPDTFEMILQFCYGLPADLNPNNIAALRCASEYLEMTEEFEDGNLITKAEAFLTFVVLASWKDTITVLKSCETLSPWAENLQIVRRCCDSIAYKASRENSSTGEIVSEESWWFDDVATLRIDHFMRITTAIRAKGTKAEIIGKCIMHYAGKWLPDMDGGLEGLRGYVFGKSELQFSVLRRKEEESAGQNKEQRTIIESLVSMLPSQNGAVSCKFLLQMLKTAMVYSASPALITDLEKRIGLMLEDGNANDLLIPNYKDEDQGLMLNSPEQRTMHNIDVVQRILDYFLMHEQQQQQQKIGKTTVSKLLDNYLAEIARDPNLSITKFQALAESLPENARSCDDGLYRAIDIYLKTHPSLSEHDRRRLCKIMNCEKLSFDACMHAAQNDRLPLRIVVQVLFSEQAKMRMAMQGKESSIIADNSEQEEPRPSTNTEIKNLKSELENVKTKMAELQNDYSDLQQEYEKITSKHKNASPWILNWRKIKNSLHVVAENDDNGDGQQRQNKPGFRLSFRRRRSVS